One Triplophysa rosa linkage group LG9, Trosa_1v2, whole genome shotgun sequence genomic window carries:
- the opn3 gene encoding opsin-3 — protein MNPVNETSTEAHVEKCDYIFADETYTLLTFTIGSIGVLGFCNNIIVIILYFRFKRLRTPTNLLIVNISVSDLLVCVTGINFTFVSCLKRGWIFNSATCVWDGFSNSLFGILSIMTLSGLAYERYIRVVHAKVVDFPWAWRAITHIWLYSLAWTGAPLLGWNRYTLEVHQLGCSLDWASKDPNDASFILFFLLGCFFVPVGVMAYCYGNVLYTVRMLRSVQDLQTVQTIKILRYEKKVAVMFLMMISCFLVCWTPYAVVSMLEAFGRKSIVSPTVAIIPSFFAKSSTAYSPLICAFMSRKFRRCMLELLCSRLTTLQKNIKDRPLARMEHPVRPIVMSQIRADRPKKRVTFSSSSIVFIITNNEAYPLDITSEYHDVQEINVIQVRPL, from the exons ATGAATCCTGTTAATGAAACATCGACTGAGGCTCATGTGGAGAAATGCGATTACATTTTCGCCGATGAAACTTATACACTCTTGACTTTTACTATCGGATCTATAGGTGTGCTGGGATTCTGTAATAATATAATCGTCATTATTCTTTACTTTAGATTCAAGAGACTTCGAACACCAACTAATCTACTGATAGTGAATATAAGTGTGAGTGATCTGCTCGTGTGCGTCACCGGTATTAACTTCACGTTCGTCTCGTGCTTGAAGAGAGGATGGATCTTTAATTCAGCCACATGTGTTTGGGATGGATTCAGCAACAGCTTATTCG GTATCTTGTCCATCATGACTCTCTCTGGCTTGGCGTACGAGCGCTATATCCGTGTGGTACATGCCAAGGTCGTTGACTTCCCCTGGGCCTGGAGGGCCATCACACACATCTGGCTGTACTCTTTAGCCTGGACCGGTGCTCCTCTGCTCGGGTGGAACCGCTACACGCTAGAGGTCCATCAGCTGGGCTGCTCTCTCGACTGGGCTTCCAAAGACCCCAATGATGCTTCCTTCATTCTCTTCTTTCTTCTTGGATGTTTCTTCGTCCCTGTGGGCGTCATGGCCTATTGCTATGGAAACGTCTTGTATACAGTGCGAATG CTGCGCTCTGTTCAGGACCTGCAGACCGTTCAGACGATTAAAATTCTGCGGTATGAGAAAAAGGTGGCCGTGATGTTTCTGATGATGATCTCTTGTTTTCTGGTGTGCTGGACGCCCTACGCTGTGGTCTCAATGCTGGAGGCGTTCGGCAGGAAGAGTATCGTCTCTCCCACCGTTGCCATCATTCCATCTTTCTTCGCCAAATCCAGCACCGCTTACAGTCCCCTCATCTGCGCTTTCATGAGCCGAAAG TTTCGTAGATGCATGTTGGAGCTGTTGTGTTCTCGCCTGACCACCCTGCAGAAAAACATTAAGGACCGTCCTCTGGCCCGCATGGAACATCCTGTACGCCCCATTGTGATGTCACAGATCCGAGCTGACCGGCCCAAAAAGAGGGTGACCTTTAGCTCTTCTTCCATCGTCTTTATCATCACCAACAACGAGGCTTATCCTCTGGACATCACCTCTGAATATCACGACGTACAGGAAATAAACGTGATTCAAGTCAGACCGCTTTGA
- the LOC130559692 gene encoding kynurenine 3-monooxygenase isoform X1, with amino-acid sequence METALINTHESRSDKRKVIAVVGGGLVGSLSACFFAKRGFDVELYESREDIRQAKVVRGRSINLALSHRGRQALKHVGMEDKIVSKGIPMHARMIHNENGKRTPIPYGRKGQYILSVDRANLNKELLTAAEAYPNTTLNFSHKLHDCSPEKGTVTFFGPDDQKKETRADLIVGCDGAFSAVRKQFLRQSRFNYSQTYIPHGYIELTMPPKDGDFTMKPNYLHIWPRNTFMMIALPNLDKTFTCTLFMPFEDFEEIRTGDEVIWFFQKYFPDSVPLIGVDALKRDFFRLPAQAMVSVKCDPYHLFDKCVLMGDAAHAVVPFYGQGMNAGFEDCLVFDEIMDQLNENFAAVLQEYTRVRVPDDHAIADLAMYNYVEMRAHVNSKYFLFRKYLDNVLHFIMPRTIIPLYTMVTFTRTRYHETVKRWHWQNKVITRGLWLCAVASTAGGMFLLIRYSHKLPSITAEHLWSRILALKRF; translated from the exons ATGGAGACTGCTCTCATAAACACACATGAATCTAGGAGCGACAAGAGGAAAGTGATAGCAGTGGTGGGAGGCGGTTTG GTTGGATCTCTGAGCGCTTGCTTTTTCGCAAAACGAGGATTTGACGTTGAGCTTTATGAATCTCGAGAAG ATATTCGACAGGCCAAAGTCGTGAGGGGTCGAAGCATAAACTTGGCTCTGTCCCACAGGGGACGCCAGGCCTTGAAGCATGTGGGAATGGAAGACAAG ATAGTCTCTAAAGGCATTCCTATGCATGCCCGTATGATCCACAATGAGAACGGAAAGCGTACACCTATACCCTACGGTAGAAAAGGACAG TACATTCTGTCTGTGGACAGAGCAAATCTGAACAAGGAGCTGCTGACAG CGGCAGAGGCGTATCCAAACACTACACTGAACTTCAGTCACAAGCTGCACGACTGCAGTCCAGAAAAGGGAACAGTGACCTTTTTTGG ACCCGACGACCAGAAAAAGGAAACCCGGGCAGATCTGATCGTAGGTTGTGACGGCGCTTTCTCTGCTGTCAGAAAGCAGTTTCTACGGCAAAGCCGCTTCAATTACAGCCAGACGTACATTCCTCATGGGTACATAGAGCTCACCATGCCCCCTAAAGATGGAGAT TTTACGATGAAGCCCaattatttacacatttggccCAGAAACACTTTCATGATGATCGCACTGCCCAACTTG GACAAGACGTTCACGTGCACCCTCTTCATGCCCTTCGAAGACTTTGAGGAGATTCGCACCGGTGATGAGGTCATTTGGTTCTTCCAGAAATACTTCCCTGACTCAGTGCCTCTAATAGGCGT tGATGCTCTGAAAAGGGATTTCTTCAGACTGCCGGCTCAGGCCATGGTCTCAGTGAAATGTGACCCGTATCATCTGTTCGATAAATGCGTGCTGATGGGAGATGCCGCTCACGCTGTGGTTCCTTTCTATGGACAAGGCATGAACGCG GGCTTTGAGGATTGTTTAGTTTTTGATGAGATTATGGACCAGTTGAATGAAAACTTTG CTGCTGTGCTTCAGGAATACACCAGAGTCCGTGTACCTGATGATCATGCTATCGCTGACCTGGCCATGTACAACTATGTTGAG ATGAGGGCGCACGTAAACTCCAAATATTTCTTGTTCCGAAAGTACCTGGACAATGTCCTTCACTTTATCATGCCCAGAACAATCATCCCACTTTACACTATG GTCACGTTCACCAGGACACGGTACCATGAAACTGTGAAGCGATGGCATTGGCAGAATAAG GTGATCACTCGCGGTCTGTGGCTGTGTGCGGTGGCGTCCACTGCCGGCGGGATGTTTCTCTTGATCAGATACTCTCACAAACTCCCCAGCATCACTGCAGAGCACCTGTGGAGCCGTATACTTGCTTTAAAGAGATTCTAA
- the LOC130559692 gene encoding kynurenine 3-monooxygenase isoform X2, with the protein METALINTHESRSDKRKVIAVVGGGLVGSLSACFFAKRGFDVELYESREDIRQAKVVRGRSINLALSHRGRQALKHVGMEDKIVSKGIPMHARMIHNENGKRTPIPYGRKGQYILSVDRANLNKELLTAAEAYPNTTLNFSHKLHDCSPEKGTVTFFGPDDQKKETRADLIVGCDGAFSAVRKQFLRQSRFNYSQTYIPHGYIELTMPPKDGDFTMKPNYLHIWPRNTFMMIALPNLDKTFTCTLFMPFEDFEEIRTGDEVIWFFQKYFPDSVPLIGVDALKRDFFRLPAQAMVSVKCDPYHLFDKCVLMGDAAHAVVPFYGQGMNAGFEDCLVFDEIMDQLNENFDEGARKLQIFLVPKVPGQCPSLYHAQNNHPTLHYGHVHQDTVP; encoded by the exons ATGGAGACTGCTCTCATAAACACACATGAATCTAGGAGCGACAAGAGGAAAGTGATAGCAGTGGTGGGAGGCGGTTTG GTTGGATCTCTGAGCGCTTGCTTTTTCGCAAAACGAGGATTTGACGTTGAGCTTTATGAATCTCGAGAAG ATATTCGACAGGCCAAAGTCGTGAGGGGTCGAAGCATAAACTTGGCTCTGTCCCACAGGGGACGCCAGGCCTTGAAGCATGTGGGAATGGAAGACAAG ATAGTCTCTAAAGGCATTCCTATGCATGCCCGTATGATCCACAATGAGAACGGAAAGCGTACACCTATACCCTACGGTAGAAAAGGACAG TACATTCTGTCTGTGGACAGAGCAAATCTGAACAAGGAGCTGCTGACAG CGGCAGAGGCGTATCCAAACACTACACTGAACTTCAGTCACAAGCTGCACGACTGCAGTCCAGAAAAGGGAACAGTGACCTTTTTTGG ACCCGACGACCAGAAAAAGGAAACCCGGGCAGATCTGATCGTAGGTTGTGACGGCGCTTTCTCTGCTGTCAGAAAGCAGTTTCTACGGCAAAGCCGCTTCAATTACAGCCAGACGTACATTCCTCATGGGTACATAGAGCTCACCATGCCCCCTAAAGATGGAGAT TTTACGATGAAGCCCaattatttacacatttggccCAGAAACACTTTCATGATGATCGCACTGCCCAACTTG GACAAGACGTTCACGTGCACCCTCTTCATGCCCTTCGAAGACTTTGAGGAGATTCGCACCGGTGATGAGGTCATTTGGTTCTTCCAGAAATACTTCCCTGACTCAGTGCCTCTAATAGGCGT tGATGCTCTGAAAAGGGATTTCTTCAGACTGCCGGCTCAGGCCATGGTCTCAGTGAAATGTGACCCGTATCATCTGTTCGATAAATGCGTGCTGATGGGAGATGCCGCTCACGCTGTGGTTCCTTTCTATGGACAAGGCATGAACGCG GGCTTTGAGGATTGTTTAGTTTTTGATGAGATTATGGACCAGTTGAATGAAAACTTTG ATGAGGGCGCACGTAAACTCCAAATATTTCTTGTTCCGAAAGTACCTGGACAATGTCCTTCACTTTATCATGCCCAGAACAATCATCCCACTTTACACTATG GTCACGTTCACCAGGACACGGTACCATGA